CGTTTAGCTTATTAACACTTAAATGAAAAGGTGTAGATTGATAAGATTCTAGCGTCAGCATAGCAAAGTACAGTGCATAGACTTCATCTATCGTGAAAATAATAGGGGATAATAATCTATTTTTCAAAATACCATAACGTCCGTGTCTTCCATGTTCCGCAAAAATAGGCATACCCAATTGTTCTAATGAAGTAACATCACGTAGCGCTGTGCTTTTCGAAATATTGTATTTCACCATAAGGTCACTTAGATTGAAAAACTCTCGTCCGTTTAAGTATCTCATCATGTCATTTAAGCGTTCTGATTTCTTCATATAAAAAGCTCCTTATTAAGGTGTCATGTTTTGATACCTTTATATATGATAATAAGTTTAAGATCACATATCAAATATACGAAGGAGATTTACACTATGAGTACAACATTAGAAGTAGCTATTTTCTTATCGATGAAGGGAAGAGCCAAGGAAGCTATAGAATTTTACAAAAAGCATTTTAATGCAGAGGAATTGTTACGTGTTACCTATCAACAACTAGCAGAACGTGACAGCTCCATACAGCTTACGGATGAAAATAAGGATTATATTACTCACTCTGTCCTGTTAATCGGAAAAACAAAAATAATGATAGCAGAAGATACAATGAATACGAATGAGAAATATACAGTGGGTAATAACACTTCATTATGTATTCAAAGTGCTGACCTAGAGGAAATTGAACGCTTCTATAGTAGCTTAATCACGGATGAGCGCGTGAAAATTATTGCTCCTTTATCTAGTAATGTGTTTAGTAAAGCCTACGGTATCATTGAAGATGCCTTTGGTATTCAAATTCAACTCATGTTTGATGAAAGATTACATTAACAACTTTGCTTCTAAAGTAAACCCAGTTCACCGTTTAGCTGATCATAATTCAGGGATTATCCTGATGTTGGTCGGCTTTTTTGTATGTATTGATGGCTATTTTTTATGAAAAATATTGAATTATTATGCATAAAGATGTATAGTGTTTTTTAATTAACGTTAATTAAGTAAGTAAGGGATGTGGAATGTCTTGACCAAAA
This genomic stretch from Paenibacillus sp. FSL H7-0737 harbors:
- a CDS encoding VOC family protein: MSTTLEVAIFLSMKGRAKEAIEFYKKHFNAEELLRVTYQQLAERDSSIQLTDENKDYITHSVLLIGKTKIMIAEDTMNTNEKYTVGNNTSLCIQSADLEEIERFYSSLITDERVKIIAPLSSNVFSKAYGIIEDAFGIQIQLMFDERLH